From a region of the Enterobacter sp. JBIWA008 genome:
- a CDS encoding transporter substrate-binding domain-containing protein, with protein MKLRALVVGMGLLCTFSSFAASELRYGLEAEYPPFESRNAAGELEGFDVELGNAICKAAALKCSWVETSFDALIPGLVAKKFDAINSAMNITEQRRKSIDFTQPIYRIPSQLVGKAGTAVEATPEGLKGKTIGVLQGSIQETYAKEHWEKQGVTVVSYKDQNMAWGDLLNGRIDASLVMSAAGQAGFLSKPQGKGFGFIGKPVSDDTILGSGIGFGLRKGDETTKKQLDAAIDKVRADGTIAKLADKYFPGIDVSVK; from the coding sequence ATGAAATTACGCGCGTTAGTTGTCGGCATGGGATTGCTGTGTACTTTTTCCTCCTTCGCGGCCAGCGAGCTGCGTTACGGTCTGGAGGCGGAATATCCGCCGTTTGAGAGCCGCAATGCGGCAGGCGAACTGGAAGGATTTGACGTTGAGCTGGGGAATGCCATTTGCAAAGCGGCTGCGCTGAAGTGCAGCTGGGTTGAAACCTCGTTTGATGCGCTCATCCCGGGCCTGGTGGCGAAGAAATTTGACGCCATCAACTCGGCGATGAACATCACCGAGCAGCGTCGCAAAAGCATTGATTTTACCCAGCCGATCTACCGTATTCCTTCTCAGCTGGTGGGCAAGGCCGGCACGGCGGTTGAGGCAACGCCAGAAGGGCTGAAGGGCAAAACCATCGGCGTGCTGCAGGGATCCATCCAGGAAACCTATGCCAAAGAGCACTGGGAAAAGCAGGGCGTCACCGTGGTGTCTTATAAAGATCAGAATATGGCCTGGGGCGATCTGCTGAATGGCCGTATCGACGCCTCGCTGGTCATGTCCGCGGCCGGGCAGGCAGGTTTCCTCAGCAAGCCACAGGGTAAAGGGTTTGGCTTTATCGGCAAACCGGTGTCTGACGACACTATCCTCGGCAGTGGAATTGGTTTTGGGTTGCGTAAAGGTGACGAGACCACTAAAAAGCAGCTTGATGCCGCGATCGATAAAGTACGTGCCGACGGCACGATCGCTAAACTCGCTGATAAGTACTTCCCGGGTATCGATGTCAGCGTAAAATAA